One Bacillus spongiae genomic region harbors:
- the recR gene encoding recombination mediator RecR → MHYPEPISKLIDSFMKLPGIGPKTAARLAFFVLNMKEDTVLDFAKALVNAKRNLGYCTVCGHITDQDPCYICEDTKRDRSIVCVVQDPKDVIAMEKMKEYSGLYHVLHGAISPMEGIGPEDINVPDLLKRLQEEEIQEVILATNPNIEGEATAMYISRLLKPSGIKVTRIAHGLPVGGDLEYADEVTLSKALEGRRDV, encoded by the coding sequence ATGCATTACCCTGAACCGATATCAAAGCTAATTGATAGCTTTATGAAATTGCCGGGTATCGGGCCAAAAACAGCGGCCCGTCTGGCTTTTTTTGTGCTAAATATGAAAGAAGATACCGTTTTAGATTTTGCAAAAGCATTAGTCAATGCAAAACGAAATCTAGGATATTGTACTGTATGTGGCCATATAACGGATCAAGACCCATGCTATATTTGTGAAGATACAAAGAGAGATAGAAGTATTGTTTGTGTAGTTCAAGATCCTAAAGATGTGATTGCTATGGAAAAAATGAAAGAATATAGCGGTTTATATCATGTTTTACATGGGGCAATCTCACCAATGGAAGGGATTGGACCAGAAGATATTAACGTTCCTGACCTATTGAAAAGATTGCAAGAAGAAGAAATTCAAGAAGTTATTTTGGCGACAAACCCAAACATTGAAGGGGAAGCAACTGCTATGTATATCTCCCGGCTTTTAAAACCGTCTGGAATTAAAGTGACGAGAATAGCACATGGGTTACCAGTTGGTGGGGATTTAGAATATGCAGATGAAGTTACGTTGTCTAAAGCGCTTGAAGGAAGAAGAGATGTATAG
- a CDS encoding YbaB/EbfC family nucleoid-associated protein, whose protein sequence is MRGGMGNMQNMMKQMQKMQKKMAEAQEELGEKRIEGTAGGGMVSVIVSGHKEVLEVKVKEEVVDPEDIEMLQDLVLAATNDALKKAEELTNSTMGQFTKGLNIPGM, encoded by the coding sequence ATGCGTGGTGGAATGGGAAATATGCAAAATATGATGAAACAAATGCAAAAGATGCAAAAGAAAATGGCTGAAGCTCAAGAAGAGTTAGGTGAAAAGCGAATTGAAGGAACAGCTGGCGGTGGAATGGTGTCTGTAATCGTTTCTGGTCATAAAGAAGTATTAGAAGTAAAGGTTAAAGAAGAAGTAGTAGATCCAGAAGATATTGAAATGTTACAAGACCTTGTGCTAGCAGCTACAAATGATGCATTGAAGAAAGCTGAGGAATTAACAAACTCTACAATGGGTCAATTTACAAAAGGATTAAATATTCCTGGAATGTAA
- a CDS encoding YaaL family protein, whose product MFFRRKSKLRTNYDKSFLDLMKATKEDWVDKRSIESMSFEQNFDLSCQTKLAEAKYFFLFKEAKNRKIVIKR is encoded by the coding sequence ATGTTCTTCCGAAGAAAAAGTAAATTACGTACAAACTATGACAAGTCTTTTTTGGATTTGATGAAAGCAACGAAGGAAGATTGGGTCGATAAGCGTTCGATCGAAAGCATGAGCTTCGAACAGAATTTTGATCTATCGTGCCAAACTAAGTTGGCTGAAGCTAAGTACTTCTTTTTATTTAAAGAAGCGAAAAATAGAAAAATCGTCATAAAAAGATAG